ATCTTTTAAACTACACATCGTTAATCAAAATTAAATGAAATCATACTTTAAGAATCTGCTGCGAAATAGAAGAGAACAAAAGAGTTATGGCAAAATATTTTTGGTCTTCAATGTTGGTCAGTTTTTCTGTACGCCCAGCCAAAAATTAACGGAAAAACCCAAAGGCTAAATATCATAGCGCAGAGAATACCCCCAATCACCACCCTTGCCAAAGGCCTTGAACTCTCTGAGCCAATACCGTGTGAAATAGCAGCCGGAAACAGACCTATCGCGGCCATCATTGCCGTCATCATTACGGGTCTTATCCTTGAATTTACACCCAATTTAATGGCTGAATACAAAGATCCGTTCACGCCTTTAAACCTGTCCAGGTTATGCTTAAATATTGTAATCAGCAACACCCCATCCTGAATACAAATCCCAAAAAGTGCGATAAATCCAATACCCGCAGAAATACTAAAATTGGTACCTGTAATATGCAAAGCCAACAATCCCCCTACTATGGCAAATGGCACGTTTAAAAAAACCAGGGCCGCATCTTTGATATTGCCAAACATTACAAACAGCAATAAAAATATAAGCGCTAAACTGATCGGAACCACCTGGGTCAGCCGCTTCTCCGCTCTTTGCTGATTCTCAAAATCACCTTGCCAGGCCATATGGTATCCCTTTTTAACAGATACCAATGCATTCACTTTCTGCTGTGCTTCCGCAATTGTGCTGCCCATATCCCGCCCGCGGATAGAAAACTTAAGCGTAGCGAAACGCTGGTTCTCATCCCTAAAAATTAAACATGGGCCTGTTTTTTGCTTGATTGAAGCAATCTCTTTGATTGGAACTTTTGAGCCACTTTGAGTGGGCACCAAAAGATTCCCGATATCATCAGGCGTTTTTCTGAATGCTTCCGGAAAACGGATCCTGATGTCAAATGTTTTTACGCCTTCATATAGGGTAGAAGCAGCTTGCCCCCCAATAGCCATAGAGATTACGGAGTTCGCATCTGCCGTAGCTACACCATATTGGGCCATTTTTTGCTGGTCCAGATCGATATCCAGCTCAGGCAAACCAATACTCCTCATTACCCCCAAATCTTCAATTCCCCTTACCTTTTTCAGTACCTGGTACACCTCATCCGCTTTATGTTCCATGTAGTCCAGCGAATCTCCATATATTTTAACAACAATGGAACCTTTGACCCCTGATACAGCCTCTTCCACATTGTCCATAATTGGCTGGGAAAAATTAAGATCGACCCCCGGTAGGTTTGACAACTTTTTGTTCATCTGGCTAACCAGCTCTTCATTTGTAATATGTGGTTTCCAATCACCGGGGGGATACATCAATACATCAAATTCATTATTATAAAAACCAGTTACATCTGTACCATCATCTGGCCGCCCCGTTTGCGATACCACGCATTTTACCTGCGGGAAAGTCATCAGTATGCTTCGAACCTCCTTTGCCGTTTCAACAGATTTTTCAAGCGATACACTGTAAGGCAACTGAACCCGAAGCCAGATCGCACCCTCATTTAATTCAGGTAGAAACTCGCTCCCTAAAAATTTAAATGAATACAAACCAATAGCCATACAAATCAATGATACAGTAACCACCACTTCTTTGTTTTTATAAGCCCTGGTAAAACCATTGATCATAAAGCCTGTAAGGTGGTGCACAAAAGGATTATGTTTTTCATGTACATTCTTGTTCAGCAATAACCTGATCAATACAGGCACTAAGGTCAGCGAAGTAATTAACGCGCCCAGCAATGCAAAACCGAGCGTATAGGCCAAAGGTGAAAACATTTTGCCTTCTACTTTTTGAAATGCAAATATGGGCAGTAAACCAGTGATGATAATGAGCTTGGCAAAAAAGATAGCTTTTCCAAGTACTGCACCTTCATTTTTAATAATGCCCAGCTTGATCATTTTATTAAACCGCTCCATCCCCATCACACGGCCCTTATGGTCCAAAATCACAAACAGACCTTCTACCATCACCACAGCTCCGTCAATAATAATCCCAAAATCAACCGCACCCAGCGAAAGCAAGTTTGCAGACATCCCCAACAAATGCAAACAAATAAATGCAAACAGCAGTGCAATGGGAATAATGATGGAAACAATTAAGGTGGTGCGCCAGTTAAACATAAACAAAGACACCAATAAAGTAACCAAAAGAATTCCCTCAGTTAAATTATGAAGCACCGTATGGGTGGCATAATCTACCAGATCTGTACGATCATAATATGGAACAATTTTAGTATCCGCCGGAAGTATATCATTATTCAGCTTATCGATTTCTTTTTTAAGCGCAGTAACCACTTCTGTCGGGTTTTCGCCCTTCCGCATTACCACAATCGCTTCTACCGCATCCGCCTCGTCCAAAACCCTTCTTTTACCATTCTTATCTGTAACCGCATCACTCCTACCCACCCATCCAAGTCTGGGCAGATTAGATATAGCCACATTGGCTACATCTTTAACCAAAATAGGCACGCCACTATTATTGGAAATAATGATGTTCCTGATTTCCTCAATATCATTCAATAACCCGATTCCTCTTACCGCAAAAGCCTGATTGTTTTGAATGATCATGTCGCCCCCAATGTTGATATTGGTTTTTTGGACAGCAGCAAAAACATCTAATGGGGTAATGCCCAATGTGGCCAGTTTTCCCGGATCAACTGTAATTTCGTAGGTTTTGGTTTTTCCTCCAAAGCTGTTAATATCGCCAATTCCGGGGATGGCCCTCAGTCTTCTGTCAATGACCCAATCCTGCATGGTTTTAAGCTCCCTAACATCCCTCACCGAGCTTTTCAAGGTATACCGAAAGATTTCACCCGTTGGACCAGTTGGGGGCTGCACTGAGGGAACAACTCCAGGAGGTAAAGTCGCATTTCCCAACAGGTTCATAATTTGCTGTCTTGCTTCCGGATCCTTTACCTGGTCATCAAAAATTACTTTTACGTAACTCAGCCCAAATATCGTAGTAGAGCGCAGACTTACTTTTTTTTGTACTGGGTTCAAAGCAATCTCTATAGGGATGGTCACTAATTTTTCTACTTCCTCTGCACTTTGCCCCGGCCACTGTGCAATGATATCAATTTCAGTATTGGTTACATCTGGGAAGGCTTCTATGGGCATGTTCATAAAAGTGATTACTCCACTTATAACCAGTAGGGCAGCAAGAACCAAAATAAAAAACTTGTTTTTTAGTGAGAACCCGATTATTCCTTTAAGAAACTTATTCATGTACCAGCGGTTAGAAGTGGATCATTTAACTATTTAAAGAACCGTAAATAAGCAGTGCCTGTGATGCAATCAGGCGCTCTCCGGAAGAAACCCCGCTTTTAAGGTAAGCTTTCGTTCCATTGATACTAATTACATCAACCGGCCGGAGCTCAACATCCTTATTACCTTTAAGTACCACCACATAGTATTGACTATGATCATAGATTAGCGCAGTGCTGGCAATAGTAATCGCTTGTTTATGATCCCTGATAATAATAGATATGGTAGCAA
This is a stretch of genomic DNA from Candidatus Pedobacter colombiensis. It encodes these proteins:
- a CDS encoding CusA/CzcA family heavy metal efflux RND transporter, with protein sequence MNKFLKGIIGFSLKNKFFILVLAALLVISGVITFMNMPIEAFPDVTNTEIDIIAQWPGQSAEEVEKLVTIPIEIALNPVQKKVSLRSTTIFGLSYVKVIFDDQVKDPEARQQIMNLLGNATLPPGVVPSVQPPTGPTGEIFRYTLKSSVRDVRELKTMQDWVIDRRLRAIPGIGDINSFGGKTKTYEITVDPGKLATLGITPLDVFAAVQKTNINIGGDMIIQNNQAFAVRGIGLLNDIEEIRNIIISNNSGVPILVKDVANVAISNLPRLGWVGRSDAVTDKNGKRRVLDEADAVEAIVVMRKGENPTEVVTALKKEIDKLNNDILPADTKIVPYYDRTDLVDYATHTVLHNLTEGILLVTLLVSLFMFNWRTTLIVSIIIPIALLFAFICLHLLGMSANLLSLGAVDFGIIIDGAVVMVEGLFVILDHKGRVMGMERFNKMIKLGIIKNEGAVLGKAIFFAKLIIITGLLPIFAFQKVEGKMFSPLAYTLGFALLGALITSLTLVPVLIRLLLNKNVHEKHNPFVHHLTGFMINGFTRAYKNKEVVVTVSLICMAIGLYSFKFLGSEFLPELNEGAIWLRVQLPYSVSLEKSVETAKEVRSILMTFPQVKCVVSQTGRPDDGTDVTGFYNNEFDVLMYPPGDWKPHITNEELVSQMNKKLSNLPGVDLNFSQPIMDNVEEAVSGVKGSIVVKIYGDSLDYMEHKADEVYQVLKKVRGIEDLGVMRSIGLPELDIDLDQQKMAQYGVATADANSVISMAIGGQAASTLYEGVKTFDIRIRFPEAFRKTPDDIGNLLVPTQSGSKVPIKEIASIKQKTGPCLIFRDENQRFATLKFSIRGRDMGSTIAEAQQKVNALVSVKKGYHMAWQGDFENQQRAEKRLTQVVPISLALIFLLLFVMFGNIKDAALVFLNVPFAIVGGLLALHITGTNFSISAGIGFIALFGICIQDGVLLITIFKHNLDRFKGVNGSLYSAIKLGVNSRIRPVMMTAMMAAIGLFPAAISHGIGSESSRPLARVVIGGILCAMIFSLWVFPLIFGWAYRKTDQH